One genomic segment of Mycolicibacterium gilvum includes these proteins:
- a CDS encoding PucR family transcriptional regulator, whose product MPDNNRFVPPNSTVEVLGSVPDSTLRRLKQYSGRLATEAVHAMEERLPFFADMEASQRASVQLVVQTAVVNFVEWMRDPQSDVSYTAQAFEVVPQDLRRRIALRQSVEMVRTTMEYFEEVVPLLARSEEQLTALTAGILRYSRDLAFAAASAYADQAEARGAWDTRIESNLVDAVVRGDIGPDLQSQAAALNWDATAPATVIVGTPRPDRTEFVVDDVHDVVKRHGRAALSDVHGTWLVAIVSGNLSPTDRFLAELMSVFADGPVVIGPTAATLGGAHRSATEAVAGMNSVAGWPGAPRPVAARELLPERALLGDVTAATALEAEVMRPLADAGPALMDTLDAYLDSGGAIEACARKLFIHPNTVRYRLKRITDFTGRDPTVPRDAYVLRVASSLGRLTRQASQSPPLSARSGPRGGVASVTNPGSSP is encoded by the coding sequence ATGCCCGACAACAATCGGTTCGTGCCGCCGAACTCGACGGTCGAGGTGCTGGGGAGCGTCCCCGACTCGACCCTGCGCCGGCTCAAGCAGTACTCGGGCCGGCTCGCCACCGAAGCGGTGCACGCGATGGAGGAACGGCTGCCGTTCTTCGCCGACATGGAGGCCTCACAGCGCGCCAGCGTCCAGCTGGTGGTGCAGACGGCCGTCGTCAACTTCGTCGAGTGGATGCGCGACCCGCAGAGCGACGTGAGCTACACCGCCCAGGCGTTCGAGGTGGTTCCCCAGGATCTGCGCCGGCGCATCGCGTTGCGGCAGTCCGTCGAGATGGTCCGCACCACCATGGAGTACTTCGAAGAGGTGGTCCCGCTGCTGGCCCGTTCGGAGGAGCAGCTGACCGCCCTGACCGCGGGCATCCTGCGGTACAGCCGCGACCTGGCGTTCGCGGCCGCCAGCGCCTACGCCGATCAGGCCGAGGCCCGGGGTGCCTGGGACACCCGGATCGAGTCGAACCTCGTCGATGCGGTGGTCCGCGGCGACATCGGACCGGACCTGCAGTCGCAGGCCGCGGCCCTGAACTGGGACGCGACCGCGCCCGCGACGGTCATCGTCGGCACGCCTCGGCCCGATCGCACCGAGTTCGTCGTCGACGACGTCCACGACGTCGTGAAACGGCACGGCCGGGCCGCACTGTCCGATGTGCACGGCACCTGGCTGGTCGCGATCGTGTCCGGGAACCTGTCGCCGACCGACAGGTTCCTCGCTGAGCTGATGAGCGTCTTCGCCGACGGTCCGGTGGTGATCGGGCCGACGGCGGCGACGCTGGGCGGAGCCCACCGCAGCGCCACCGAGGCCGTCGCGGGGATGAACTCGGTCGCTGGATGGCCGGGCGCGCCCCGTCCGGTGGCCGCTCGCGAGCTGTTACCGGAACGCGCGCTTCTCGGTGACGTCACCGCGGCGACGGCGCTGGAGGCCGAGGTGATGAGGCCGCTCGCGGACGCCGGGCCCGCGCTGATGGACACGCTCGACGCGTACCTCGACTCGGGCGGGGCCATAGAGGCTTGCGCACGCAAATTGTTCATTCATCCAAATACCGTTCGCTACCGCCTCAAGCGAATCACCGATTTCACCGGTCGCGATCCGACGGTTCCGCGCGACGCGTACGTGCTCCGGGTGGCCTCGTCGCTGGGCCGGCTCACACGTCAGGCGTCTCAGTCACCGCCGTTGAGCGCCCGATCCGGGCCGCGTGGCGGTGTTGCCTCGGTCACAAACCCGGGGAGTTCTCCATGA
- a CDS encoding ACP S-malonyltransferase gives MLAFLAPGQGSQTPGMLTEWLELPGAAERIASWSEISGLDLARLGTTATAEEITDTAVTQPLVVAATLLAYEELNKRDVLTGDEKIIAAGHSVGEIAAYAIAGVISADDAVSLAATRGKEMAKACALEPTGMSALLGGDEAEVLARLEALDLVPANRNAAGQIVAAGAVAALEKLAEDPPARARVRPLATAGAFHTRYMAPALDEYTRVADRIDPQEPAVTLLSNSDGRPVSSGADALAKLVAQMTRPVRWDLCTAAMKDLGVTALVEFPPAGTLTGIAKRELRGTPTHAVKSPADLDGLRGAW, from the coding sequence GTGCTTGCGTTCCTCGCGCCCGGACAGGGCTCGCAGACGCCCGGCATGCTCACCGAATGGTTGGAGCTGCCCGGCGCCGCCGAGCGCATCGCGTCCTGGTCGGAGATCAGCGGCCTCGATCTGGCCCGACTCGGCACCACCGCGACCGCCGAGGAGATCACCGACACCGCGGTGACCCAGCCGCTCGTGGTGGCCGCGACGCTGCTCGCCTATGAAGAGCTGAACAAGCGCGACGTGCTGACCGGTGACGAGAAGATCATCGCCGCGGGCCATTCGGTCGGTGAGATCGCCGCCTACGCGATCGCCGGTGTCATCTCCGCCGACGACGCCGTCTCGCTCGCTGCGACCCGCGGCAAGGAGATGGCCAAGGCGTGTGCGCTGGAGCCCACCGGCATGTCGGCCCTGCTCGGCGGGGACGAGGCCGAGGTGCTCGCCCGCCTGGAAGCGCTCGACCTCGTGCCGGCCAACCGCAACGCCGCCGGGCAGATCGTCGCCGCCGGCGCCGTCGCCGCGCTGGAGAAGCTCGCCGAGGATCCGCCGGCGCGGGCCCGGGTCCGCCCGCTGGCCACGGCCGGCGCGTTCCACACCCGCTACATGGCTCCCGCGCTCGACGAGTACACCCGGGTCGCGGACCGGATCGATCCGCAGGAACCCGCCGTCACACTGCTGTCGAACTCCGACGGCCGTCCCGTCTCGAGCGGGGCTGACGCCCTGGCCAAGCTCGTGGCCCAGATGACCCGGCCGGTGCGCTGGGATCTGTGCACCGCCGCCATGAAGGATCTCGGCGTCACCGCCCTTGTCGAGTTCCCGCCCGCGGGAACCCTGACCGGCATCGCCAAACGTGAACTTCGGGGGACGCCGACGCACGCCGTCAAGTCTCCCGCGGACCTGGACGGGCTCCGAGGGGCCTGGTAA
- the acpM gene encoding meromycolate extension acyl carrier protein AcpM, whose product MGATQEEIISGLAEIIEEVTGIEPSEVTPEKSFVDDLDIDSLSMVEIAVQTEDKYGVKIPDEDLAGLRTVGDVVAYIQKLEEENPEAAAAIRAQITGDK is encoded by the coding sequence GTGGGCGCCACTCAGGAAGAAATCATCTCGGGTCTCGCGGAGATCATCGAAGAGGTCACCGGCATCGAGCCCTCCGAGGTCACCCCGGAGAAGTCCTTCGTCGACGACCTGGACATCGACTCGCTGTCGATGGTCGAGATCGCCGTGCAGACCGAGGACAAGTACGGCGTGAAGATCCCCGACGAGGATCTCGCCGGTCTGCGCACCGTCGGTGACGTCGTCGCCTACATCCAGAAGCTCGAAGAAGAGAACCCCGAGGCCGCTGCTGCCATCCGCGCACAGATCACGGGCGACAAGTGA
- the kasA gene encoding 3-oxoacyl-ACP synthase KasA yields MTRPSTANGGFPNVVVTAVTATTSIAPDIESTWKGLLAGESGIRILEDEFVEKWDLAVKIGGHLKEPLDPLMSRLEMRRMSYVQRMSKYLGNQLWDSIGRPEVDPDRFSVVIGTGLGGGEKIVETYDAMNEGGPRKVSPLAVQMIMPNGAAAVVGLELGARAGVITPVSACSSGSEGIAHAWRQIVMGDADIAVCGGVEGGIEALPIAAFSMMRAMSTRNEDPEGASRPFDKNRDGFVFGEAGALMVIETEEHALARGAKPLARLLGAGITSDAFHMVAPASDGQRAGSAMKRAMETAGLSPKDIDHVNAHATSTSIGDVAEANAIRVAGVEHAAVYAPKSALGHSIGAVGALESILTVLALRDGVIPPTLNYETPDPEIDLDVVAGEPRYGDYKYAINNSFGFGGHNVALAFGRY; encoded by the coding sequence GTGACCAGACCTTCCACTGCTAACGGCGGTTTTCCTAACGTCGTCGTGACCGCCGTCACGGCGACCACCTCGATTGCACCGGATATCGAGAGCACGTGGAAGGGTCTGCTTGCGGGCGAGAGCGGCATCCGAATCCTCGAAGACGAGTTCGTCGAGAAGTGGGATCTCGCTGTCAAGATCGGTGGGCACCTCAAGGAGCCGCTCGATCCCCTGATGAGCCGTCTGGAAATGCGACGCATGTCGTACGTCCAGCGGATGTCGAAGTACCTCGGTAACCAGTTGTGGGACAGCATCGGGCGTCCGGAGGTCGATCCCGACCGTTTCTCGGTCGTGATCGGCACCGGCCTCGGTGGCGGCGAGAAGATCGTCGAGACCTATGACGCGATGAACGAGGGCGGCCCCCGCAAGGTGTCGCCGCTGGCCGTTCAGATGATCATGCCCAACGGTGCGGCAGCGGTCGTCGGTCTGGAACTGGGCGCCCGCGCCGGGGTCATCACCCCGGTGTCGGCGTGTTCGTCGGGCTCTGAGGGCATCGCCCACGCCTGGCGCCAGATCGTCATGGGCGACGCCGACATCGCCGTCTGCGGCGGCGTCGAAGGCGGTATCGAGGCGCTGCCGATCGCGGCGTTCTCGATGATGCGCGCGATGTCGACCCGCAACGAGGATCCGGAAGGCGCGTCGCGGCCGTTCGACAAGAACCGCGACGGCTTCGTCTTCGGTGAGGCCGGCGCGCTCATGGTCATCGAGACCGAGGAGCACGCTCTGGCGCGTGGCGCCAAGCCGCTGGCCAGGCTGCTCGGCGCGGGCATCACCTCGGATGCGTTCCACATGGTGGCGCCGGCGTCCGACGGCCAGCGTGCCGGTTCCGCGATGAAGCGGGCCATGGAGACGGCCGGGCTGTCCCCCAAGGACATCGATCACGTCAACGCACACGCCACGTCGACCTCCATCGGTGACGTCGCCGAGGCCAACGCCATCCGGGTCGCCGGAGTGGAGCACGCCGCGGTGTACGCGCCGAAGTCGGCGCTGGGTCACTCCATCGGCGCCGTCGGTGCGCTGGAGTCGATCCTGACCGTGCTGGCGCTGCGTGACGGCGTCATCCCGCCGACGCTGAACTACGAGACGCCCGACCCCGAGATCGATCTCGATGTCGTTGCGGGTGAGCCTCGGTACGGCGACTACAAGTACGCGATCAACAATTCCTTCGGCTTCGGTGGTCACAATGTGGCCCTGGCCTTCGGTCGCTACTAG
- the kasB gene encoding 3-oxoacyl-ACP synthase KasB, with protein MASPTTGNGLPDVVVTGIAMTTALATDAEQTWTSLLDGRSGIRRLDDPFVEQFDLPVRIGGHLLEEFDAQLTKVENRRMSYIQKMATVLGRRVWENAGAPEVDTERLLVSIGTGLGGAEALVFAYDGLRERGLRSVSPLSVQMYMPNGPSAVVGLERHAKAGVVTPVSACASGSEGIAQAWRNIVMGEADIAICGGVEQRIEAVPIAAFAQMRIVMSTNNDDPAGACRPFDRDRDGFVFGEAGALLVIETEEHAKARGATPLARLMGASITSDGFHMVAPDPDGERAGYAMTRAIELAGLTPTDIDHVNAHATGTSVGDVAEGRAINRALGGHRPAVYAPKSALGHSVGAVGAVESILTVQALRDGVVPPTLNLKNQDPEIDLDVVAGSPRPGNYNYALNNSFGFGGHNVALAFGKY; from the coding sequence ATGGCTTCGCCGACAACAGGCAACGGACTGCCCGATGTCGTGGTCACCGGAATCGCGATGACCACGGCTCTGGCGACGGACGCCGAGCAGACCTGGACGTCCCTGCTGGACGGCCGGAGCGGCATCCGCAGGCTCGACGACCCGTTCGTCGAGCAGTTCGATCTTCCTGTGCGGATCGGCGGCCATCTCCTCGAGGAGTTCGACGCTCAACTGACCAAGGTTGAGAACCGCCGCATGTCCTACATCCAGAAGATGGCCACGGTGCTGGGCCGGCGTGTCTGGGAGAACGCCGGCGCACCCGAGGTCGACACCGAACGTCTGCTGGTCTCGATCGGCACCGGTCTCGGTGGCGCCGAGGCCCTGGTGTTCGCCTACGACGGACTGCGGGAGCGGGGCCTGCGCTCGGTGTCCCCGCTGTCGGTCCAGATGTACATGCCCAACGGCCCGTCCGCGGTCGTCGGGCTGGAGCGGCACGCCAAAGCCGGTGTGGTGACACCGGTTTCGGCGTGCGCATCGGGCTCCGAGGGCATCGCCCAGGCGTGGCGCAACATCGTGATGGGCGAGGCCGACATCGCGATCTGCGGAGGCGTGGAGCAACGCATCGAAGCGGTGCCGATCGCCGCGTTCGCCCAGATGCGCATCGTGATGTCGACCAACAACGACGACCCGGCGGGCGCGTGCCGCCCGTTCGACAGGGACCGCGACGGTTTCGTTTTCGGCGAGGCCGGCGCCCTGCTGGTGATCGAGACCGAGGAGCACGCCAAGGCGCGCGGCGCCACACCGCTGGCCCGGTTGATGGGCGCCAGCATCACCTCCGACGGCTTCCACATGGTGGCGCCCGACCCCGACGGCGAGCGCGCCGGCTACGCGATGACGCGTGCCATCGAGCTCGCGGGCCTCACCCCGACCGACATCGATCACGTCAACGCACACGCGACGGGCACGAGCGTCGGTGACGTGGCCGAAGGGCGGGCGATCAACAGGGCGCTGGGCGGGCACCGACCCGCGGTGTACGCCCCGAAGTCGGCCCTGGGTCACTCGGTGGGCGCCGTCGGCGCCGTCGAGTCGATCCTGACGGTGCAGGCGCTGCGCGACGGCGTCGTCCCACCCACCCTGAACCTGAAGAACCAGGACCCCGAGATCGACCTCGACGTCGTCGCAGGCTCGCCTCGGCCGGGAAATTACAACTACGCCCTGAACAACTCGTTCGGATTCGGCGGGCACAACGTGGCACTCGCCTTCGGCAAGTACTGA
- a CDS encoding acyl-CoA carboxylase subunit beta, with protein MTTIENPPAPGAVNESLDPRDPLLRLATFFDDGSVELLHERDKSGVLAGAGTVNGVRTIAFCTDGTVMGGAMGVEGCKHIVDAYDVAIDEQSPIVGIWHSGGARLAEGVKALHAVGLVFEAMIRASGYIPQISVVVGFAAGGAAYGPALTDVIVMAPDSKVFVTGPDVVRSVTGEDVDMVSLGGPEAHHKKSGVCHIVADDELDAYERGRRLVGLFCQQGHFDRTKAEAGDTDLKALLPESARRAYDVHPLVEALLDEGVPFEEFQSRWAPSIVVGLGRLAGRTVGVIANNPLRLGGCLNSESAEKSARFVRLCDAFGIPLVVIVDVPGYLPGVDQEWGGVVRRGAKLLHAFGESSVPRVTLVTRKIYGGAYIAMNSRSLNATKVFAWPEAEVAVMGAKAAVGILHKKKLAAVEDPAEREALHEELAVEHERIAGGVDSAIEIGVVDEKIDPSHTRSRLTQALAEAPMRRGRHKNIPL; from the coding sequence ATGACGACCATCGAGAACCCGCCGGCCCCCGGTGCAGTGAACGAATCCCTCGATCCCCGCGATCCCCTACTGCGTCTGGCGACCTTCTTCGACGACGGCAGCGTCGAACTGCTCCATGAGCGCGACAAGTCCGGCGTCCTCGCCGGCGCGGGCACCGTCAACGGTGTGCGCACCATCGCGTTCTGCACCGACGGCACCGTCATGGGCGGCGCGATGGGTGTCGAGGGCTGCAAGCACATCGTCGACGCCTACGACGTCGCGATCGACGAGCAGAGCCCGATCGTCGGTATCTGGCACTCCGGTGGTGCGCGTCTGGCCGAGGGCGTCAAGGCGCTGCACGCGGTCGGCCTGGTCTTCGAGGCCATGATCCGCGCGTCCGGCTACATCCCGCAGATCTCGGTGGTCGTCGGATTCGCCGCCGGCGGCGCCGCGTACGGCCCGGCACTGACCGACGTCATCGTGATGGCCCCCGACAGCAAGGTCTTCGTCACCGGGCCCGACGTCGTGCGCAGCGTGACCGGCGAAGACGTCGACATGGTGTCCCTCGGCGGCCCCGAAGCCCACCACAAGAAGTCCGGCGTGTGCCACATCGTGGCCGACGACGAGCTCGACGCCTACGAGCGCGGTCGTCGCCTGGTCGGATTGTTCTGCCAGCAGGGTCATTTCGACCGCACCAAGGCCGAAGCCGGCGACACCGACCTCAAGGCGCTGCTGCCCGAGTCGGCGCGACGCGCCTACGACGTGCATCCGCTGGTGGAGGCTTTGTTGGACGAGGGTGTCCCGTTCGAGGAGTTCCAGAGTCGCTGGGCGCCGTCGATCGTCGTCGGTCTCGGTCGGCTGGCCGGTCGCACGGTCGGCGTGATCGCCAACAACCCGCTGCGGCTGGGCGGCTGCCTGAACTCCGAAAGCGCCGAGAAGTCAGCACGTTTCGTGCGGTTGTGCGACGCGTTCGGCATCCCGCTGGTCGTCATCGTCGACGTGCCCGGCTACCTCCCGGGCGTGGACCAGGAGTGGGGCGGCGTGGTTCGTCGCGGCGCCAAGCTGCTGCACGCGTTCGGTGAGTCGTCGGTTCCGCGGGTCACGCTGGTGACCCGCAAGATCTACGGCGGCGCCTATATCGCGATGAATTCGCGGTCGCTCAACGCCACCAAGGTGTTCGCGTGGCCCGAGGCCGAGGTCGCCGTGATGGGCGCCAAGGCGGCGGTCGGCATCCTGCACAAGAAGAAGCTCGCCGCGGTCGAGGATCCGGCCGAGCGCGAGGCGCTGCACGAGGAGCTGGCGGTCGAGCACGAGCGGATCGCGGGCGGTGTCGATTCGGCGATCGAGATCGGTGTGGTCGACGAGAAGATCGACCCGTCGCACACGCGCTCGAGGCTGACCCAGGCACTCGCGGAGGCGCCGATGCGCCGCGGCCGTCACAAGAACATCCCGCTGTAA
- a CDS encoding glycerol-3-phosphate dehydrogenase/oxidase, producing MSGSTSLNAARRTVDLTQLGDGAPVDVVVIGGGITGAGIALDAASRGLAVVLVEKHDLAFGTSRWSSKLVHGGLRYLATGNVGIARRSALERGILMTRNAPHLVHAMPQLVPLLPSMGAPSRALVRFGFAAGDGLRKLAGTPASVLPRSRRVDAQRAVALAPTVRRDGLDGGLLAYDGQLIDDARLVTAVARTAAQHGARILTRVAASDASRTAVSLTDTLTGETITIAARAVVNATGVWAGEIDESLTLRPSRGTHLVFDAAALGNPTAALTVPIPGEINRFVFAMPEQLGRVYLGLTDEDAPGPIPDVPEPTPAEVTFLLDTVNTALDTALRHEDVVGSYAGLRPLIDTGTGRTADVSREHAVTESPSGVISVIGGKLTEYRYMAEDVVDRAVELRGLTAGVCRTRNLPLVGAPSNPVATLRSPVELPGSLVARFGAEAPNVIARASCARPTDPVAEGIDVVRAEFEYAVTHEGALTVDDILDRRTRIGLVARDRVRAESVADEILAEIAFQQGFSE from the coding sequence ATGAGTGGCTCAACATCTTTGAATGCCGCCCGGCGCACGGTCGACCTGACCCAGCTCGGTGACGGGGCGCCCGTCGACGTCGTCGTGATCGGCGGCGGCATCACGGGGGCGGGTATCGCGCTGGACGCGGCGTCGCGGGGCCTGGCCGTGGTGCTGGTCGAGAAGCACGATCTGGCGTTCGGGACCAGCCGGTGGAGTTCCAAGCTGGTCCACGGCGGGCTGCGCTACCTGGCCACCGGCAACGTCGGCATCGCCCGGCGCAGCGCGCTCGAGCGCGGGATACTGATGACCCGCAACGCACCGCATCTCGTCCATGCGATGCCGCAACTGGTGCCGCTGCTACCGTCGATGGGCGCCCCGTCGCGGGCGCTGGTGCGCTTCGGGTTCGCCGCGGGCGACGGTCTGCGCAAGCTCGCCGGGACGCCCGCGTCGGTCCTTCCCCGGTCCCGGCGCGTCGACGCACAGCGGGCGGTCGCGCTGGCGCCGACCGTGCGGCGCGACGGCCTCGACGGAGGGCTGCTCGCCTACGACGGCCAGCTGATCGACGACGCGCGACTCGTCACTGCGGTGGCGCGCACGGCCGCCCAGCACGGCGCGCGCATCCTGACCCGCGTCGCGGCCTCGGACGCGTCACGCACGGCGGTCTCCCTGACCGACACGCTGACCGGCGAGACGATCACGATCGCCGCCCGCGCCGTCGTCAACGCGACCGGGGTGTGGGCGGGGGAGATCGACGAGTCTCTGACATTGCGGCCCAGCCGCGGCACCCATCTGGTGTTCGACGCGGCGGCACTCGGTAATCCGACTGCGGCGCTGACGGTTCCGATACCCGGGGAGATCAACCGGTTCGTGTTCGCGATGCCCGAGCAGCTCGGCCGCGTCTATCTGGGCCTGACCGACGAGGATGCGCCCGGTCCGATCCCCGACGTCCCGGAGCCCACTCCCGCCGAGGTCACGTTCCTGCTCGACACCGTCAACACCGCCCTGGACACCGCGCTGCGTCACGAGGACGTCGTCGGGTCCTATGCCGGGCTGAGGCCGCTGATCGATACCGGCACCGGCCGGACCGCCGACGTGTCGCGGGAGCACGCGGTCACCGAGTCGCCGTCGGGTGTGATCAGCGTGATCGGCGGCAAGCTCACCGAATACCGCTACATGGCCGAGGACGTCGTCGATCGGGCTGTCGAGCTGCGCGGCCTGACCGCGGGCGTCTGCCGGACCCGGAACCTGCCGTTGGTCGGCGCGCCGTCGAATCCCGTTGCGACGCTGCGGTCCCCGGTCGAACTTCCGGGGTCACTGGTCGCACGCTTCGGGGCCGAGGCGCCGAACGTGATCGCGCGAGCGTCCTGCGCGCGGCCGACCGATCCGGTGGCAGAAGGAATCGACGTCGTCCGGGCCGAATTCGAGTACGCCGTCACCCATGAGGGTGCGTTGACCGTCGACGACATCCTCGACCGGCGCACCCGGATCGGCTTGGTTGCGCGCGACCGCGTCCGTGCGGAGTCAGTTGCCGACGAGATCCTCGCCGAAATTGCATTCCAGCAGGGGTTTTCCGAGTAG
- a CDS encoding TetR/AcrR family transcriptional regulator, whose amino-acid sequence MMSIRNSEPVEQRILDAAAECIRVYGVERTTVTEIARRAGVSRPTIYRRWPDIRWVIAEVLTVRISDVLAAVPAAGPGREELVDRVVRIAEHLRRDEIVMSVIFNAPTLAMVYITERLGTSQQLLIDTLAAAIVQGQAHRSVRAGDPHQMGAMCLLIAQSTIQSAQMVEKFLDRDALNAELAHSLNGYLKP is encoded by the coding sequence ATGATGTCAATCCGTAACTCCGAACCGGTCGAGCAGCGCATCCTCGACGCGGCCGCGGAGTGCATCCGCGTCTACGGCGTCGAACGGACGACGGTGACCGAGATCGCGCGGCGGGCCGGGGTCAGCCGGCCCACCATCTACCGCCGCTGGCCCGACATCCGATGGGTGATCGCCGAGGTGCTCACCGTCCGGATCTCCGATGTCCTCGCGGCGGTCCCCGCGGCGGGTCCCGGCCGGGAAGAGCTCGTCGACCGCGTGGTCAGGATCGCCGAGCATCTGCGGCGCGACGAAATCGTGATGTCGGTGATCTTCAATGCCCCGACACTGGCGATGGTGTACATCACCGAACGCCTCGGCACGAGCCAGCAGTTGCTGATCGACACGCTGGCCGCCGCGATCGTGCAAGGTCAGGCCCACCGAAGTGTCCGGGCCGGCGACCCGCACCAGATGGGCGCGATGTGCCTGTTGATCGCACAGTCCACCATTCAGTCGGCACAGATGGTCGAGAAGTTCCTCGACCGCGACGCGCTCAACGCCGAGCTGGCCCACTCCCTGAACGGATACCTGAAACCATGA
- a CDS encoding FAD-binding oxidoreductase — protein MQWNAWGDPDAAKPLSPGIRSLLHQALGIDGTPLDEPTLDQVRLRPSALSPGDRDGLSAIIGAEHVTVDDRARLLRAGGKSTLDLLRRRDFGVQDAPDAVLLPGGEDEIAEVLRYCAHRSIAVVPFGGGTSVVGGVDPLRGDFKAVVSLDLRRLDELHSLDDVSWEAELGAGLTGPEAERLLGERGFSLGHYPQSFLFATIGGFAATRSSGQDSAGYGRFNDMVRGLRAVTPAGVLDLGRAPESAAGPDLRQLLIGSEGAFGIITRVRVRVHPVPEVTRYEAWSFPDFATGADALRAVVQTGTGPTVIRLSDEAETGVNLATTENIGEQKITGGCLAITAFEGTEAHVASRHAETRDLLAAKGGTSLGEAPAKAWEHGRFNAPYLRDALLSAGALCETLETATNWSNVAALKAAVTEALTRSLEDSGTPALVLCHISHVYPTGASLYFTVVAAQRGNPIEQWRKAKAAASDAMVRTGATITHHHAVGADHRPWMTDEVGGLGVSVLRAVKSVLDPAGILNPGKLIP, from the coding sequence ATGCAGTGGAACGCCTGGGGCGACCCCGATGCCGCCAAACCGCTCTCGCCCGGGATCCGGTCGCTGCTCCACCAGGCCCTGGGGATCGACGGCACCCCGCTCGACGAGCCGACCCTCGATCAGGTCCGGTTGCGCCCGTCCGCCCTGTCCCCCGGCGACCGCGACGGACTGAGCGCGATCATCGGCGCCGAGCACGTCACGGTCGACGACCGGGCCCGATTGCTGCGTGCCGGCGGCAAATCCACCCTGGACCTGTTGCGGCGCAGGGACTTCGGCGTCCAGGATGCGCCGGACGCGGTCCTGCTCCCGGGTGGCGAGGACGAGATCGCCGAGGTGCTGCGCTATTGCGCGCACCGCAGCATCGCCGTCGTCCCGTTCGGCGGTGGCACCAGCGTGGTCGGCGGGGTGGACCCGCTGCGTGGAGACTTCAAGGCCGTCGTCTCGCTGGATCTGCGTCGGCTCGACGAACTGCACTCCCTCGACGACGTGTCGTGGGAGGCGGAACTGGGCGCGGGCCTGACCGGACCGGAGGCCGAGCGGCTGCTCGGCGAACGCGGCTTCTCGCTGGGGCACTATCCGCAGAGCTTCCTGTTCGCGACGATCGGCGGCTTCGCCGCCACCCGGTCCTCCGGCCAGGACTCGGCCGGCTACGGCCGCTTCAACGACATGGTCCGGGGCCTGCGGGCCGTGACGCCGGCGGGTGTCCTCGACCTGGGCAGGGCACCGGAGTCGGCCGCCGGACCGGATCTGCGCCAATTGCTGATCGGCTCGGAAGGCGCCTTCGGCATCATCACGCGCGTGCGGGTGCGGGTACACCCGGTGCCCGAGGTCACCCGCTATGAAGCCTGGTCGTTCCCCGATTTCGCGACCGGAGCCGACGCTCTGCGCGCCGTCGTCCAGACGGGCACCGGCCCCACCGTGATCCGGCTGTCGGACGAGGCCGAGACCGGTGTCAATCTCGCCACGACCGAGAACATCGGCGAACAGAAGATCACCGGCGGCTGCCTGGCGATCACCGCGTTCGAGGGCACCGAGGCGCACGTCGCCAGCCGGCACGCCGAGACACGAGACCTGTTGGCCGCCAAGGGCGGAACATCACTCGGCGAAGCCCCGGCGAAGGCCTGGGAGCACGGGCGGTTCAACGCCCCGTATCTGCGTGATGCACTGCTGTCGGCGGGCGCGCTGTGCGAGACGCTGGAGACCGCGACCAACTGGTCCAACGTCGCGGCCCTCAAAGCCGCCGTCACCGAGGCGCTGACCCGCTCTCTGGAGGATTCCGGGACACCGGCCCTGGTGTTGTGCCACATTTCGCACGTGTACCCGACCGGCGCCTCGCTGTACTTCACCGTCGTCGCCGCACAGCGTGGCAATCCGATCGAGCAGTGGCGCAAGGCCAAGGCCGCGGCGTCGGACGCGATGGTGCGCACCGGGGCGACCATCACCCACCACCACGCGGTGGGCGCCGACCACCGCCCGTGGATGACCGACGAGGTCGGTGGCCTCGGCGTCAGCGTGCTCAGGGCCGTCAAGTCCGTACTCGACCCGGCCGGAATCCTGAACCCGGGCAAGCTGATTCCGTGA